In a single window of the Olivibacter sp. SDN3 genome:
- a CDS encoding peptidase M61 — protein MKRTLLILLLLHIFNNLLLAQGYRYSVDLKNIQNDKLSVTLLTPNLTEKKAVFALPKIIPGTYAISDYGKFVTDLAAYDKKGKKLQVKQLNENQWEIKRAKRLNKITYVVEDIFDTEIPHEIYPMAATNIEAQNIVIHSPGIFGYLEGKSKLPFELTFEKPANFHASSSGVPVSSNAGQDVFKMEHLDELYDTPIMYGIADTAKIQVGNCEVLVSVYSPNQLMRASEIAEWLADLLKGARKYLGGKLPADRYAFLYYFKDPAVEQSFPPGLGGALEHTTSSFYYLPELPAEKLKNIVVDVSSHEFFHIITPLNIASKEVKEFNYDEAVLSKHLWLYEGTTEYTAHHVQVKNGLNTVQQFLDKLSDKIVDSRESYDDSLSFTQLSAHAASIHAGQYGNVYQKGALIAACLDVYLLHLSEGGYGLKDLTHDLGIRFGKDRYFNDDELFDEIEKLTYPEIKQFLVKHVQEGVPIPYGEYFGLAGIKYLSSEEKALVLDDQAGEEAKLIQKVWLLAE, from the coding sequence ATGAAACGAACATTACTAATATTACTCTTACTGCATATTTTTAACAATCTTTTGTTGGCACAAGGCTATCGATATTCGGTTGACCTTAAAAATATCCAGAACGATAAGCTCTCCGTAACGTTACTTACACCAAATTTGACAGAAAAAAAGGCTGTTTTTGCGTTACCGAAGATTATTCCCGGTACTTATGCTATCAGTGATTATGGCAAATTCGTGACCGATTTAGCGGCTTACGATAAGAAGGGCAAAAAACTACAGGTAAAACAATTGAACGAAAATCAATGGGAGATAAAGAGGGCAAAGCGGCTTAATAAAATCACCTATGTTGTAGAAGATATATTTGATACTGAGATACCACATGAAATATATCCAATGGCTGCTACCAATATTGAAGCGCAAAATATCGTGATACATTCGCCAGGTATCTTCGGTTATTTGGAGGGAAAAAGCAAGCTGCCTTTTGAGCTGACTTTTGAAAAGCCTGCTAATTTCCATGCTTCTTCTAGCGGTGTTCCCGTTTCCAGCAATGCTGGGCAGGATGTCTTTAAGATGGAACATCTGGATGAATTATATGACACTCCTATTATGTATGGCATAGCGGATACAGCGAAAATACAAGTTGGAAACTGCGAAGTATTGGTGTCTGTGTATTCACCCAATCAGTTAATGCGAGCATCGGAAATAGCCGAGTGGCTGGCCGACTTACTCAAAGGCGCGAGAAAATATTTAGGAGGCAAATTGCCGGCCGATCGTTATGCATTTCTTTATTATTTTAAAGACCCGGCAGTGGAACAATCTTTTCCGCCCGGATTGGGAGGTGCACTTGAACATACTACTTCCTCTTTTTACTATCTTCCGGAACTCCCTGCCGAGAAGCTAAAAAATATTGTGGTAGACGTATCTTCCCATGAGTTCTTTCATATCATCACACCGTTGAACATTGCCTCCAAAGAAGTGAAGGAGTTTAACTATGATGAGGCGGTATTATCTAAGCATCTTTGGTTATATGAGGGAACTACAGAATACACAGCTCATCACGTGCAGGTAAAAAATGGATTGAATACGGTTCAACAATTCCTTGATAAACTGTCTGACAAAATTGTCGATTCGAGAGAAAGTTATGACGATAGTTTGTCTTTTACGCAGTTAAGTGCCCACGCCGCTTCAATACATGCCGGTCAATACGGGAATGTTTATCAAAAAGGAGCGTTAATTGCTGCCTGCTTGGATGTTTACTTGTTACATTTGTCGGAGGGAGGATACGGTTTAAAGGATTTAACACATGATTTGGGCATACGTTTCGGTAAAGACCGTTATTTTAATGATGATGAGCTATTTGATGAAATTGAAAAATTGACATATCCTGAGATTAAGCAATTTTTAGTTAAACATGTTCAGGAAGGTGTACCTATCCCATATGGCGAATATTTTGGATTGGCCGGGATAAAGTATTTGTCGTCGGAAGAAAAGGCATTAGTCTTAGACGACCAAGCAGGCGAAGAAGCAAAGTTGATACAAAAGGTTTGGTTGCTGGCTGAATAA
- a CDS encoding TonB-dependent receptor — MTIRYIYSLIFSALSILTVLINQTFAQQLAIDTTVRELPSATVSAYLSTQPYLHITSSIGLIDTGLLKLQQGNTLLPSLNTIPGVRMEERSPGSYRLSIRGSLLRSPFGIRNVKTYFDEIPLTDAGGNTYLNLLDPSALQSLTVLKGPDGSLFGANSGGVVLINPNISSQTGLNITSSGGSYGLYHQQLSGNFVVNPKYHFSMNYAFQRADGYRENTSSKRHYFQTVQRYRYTNNSELRLVGFYSNMDYRTPGGLTESQFLENPRQARPAAGPIPGAVEQRAGIYNKTLQGGLIHEAALSNSFKHVVSIFGSYTDFTNPFITNYENRYENNMGFRSYLSYEKNQNQHFMWTAHAGIEWQKGNADILNYDNNQGTKGNEQAGDALKNDQHFYFVRFRGEVNRRLNIETALSLNYYHYAYKNLFPETSDYQKVSFSPAWMPRFALSYTINSNSSWRLSSGRGFSPGSAAEVRSSDNIINTALRPETGWNHETGFRWQSNGNRFQADASVFLYRMQDAIVRLVNDDGAEFFTNAGGVRQRGLEAALSAWIIQPRKHTLINGLRISSNITWSHFRFSNYIDNNNDYSGNKLTGVPGEVVVSSIHTLFPKKISFYLQHNYTARIPLNDANTAFADSYQLLQGKLMWDCKVSKKILLSIFTGADNLLNQRYSLGNDINAFGNRFFNTAMPRNYYLGLNLRI, encoded by the coding sequence ATGACGATCCGTTATATCTATAGTTTAATTTTCTCCGCGCTTTCCATATTAACCGTATTGATCAACCAAACCTTTGCACAACAATTAGCTATTGACACCACCGTACGGGAACTGCCGTCGGCAACAGTTAGCGCATATCTGAGTACGCAACCCTATCTCCATATTACTAGCTCTATCGGCTTAATAGACACCGGCTTATTAAAATTACAGCAAGGGAATACCTTACTCCCATCACTGAACACCATACCTGGCGTACGCATGGAAGAACGCTCTCCCGGCAGCTATCGTTTATCTATTCGCGGAAGTTTATTGCGCTCACCTTTTGGCATCAGAAATGTTAAGACATATTTTGATGAGATCCCACTTACGGATGCTGGGGGAAACACCTATCTTAACTTACTTGACCCCTCCGCATTGCAAAGCCTCACTGTTTTAAAAGGACCTGACGGAAGTTTATTTGGTGCCAACTCAGGCGGTGTCGTACTTATTAATCCTAACATTAGCAGTCAAACGGGTCTAAATATCACCAGTAGTGGCGGCTCCTATGGGCTGTATCACCAACAGTTAAGTGGAAATTTTGTGGTCAACCCAAAATATCATTTCAGCATGAACTATGCTTTTCAACGTGCCGATGGATACCGGGAGAATACCTCCAGTAAACGCCACTATTTTCAAACAGTGCAACGCTATAGATATACAAATAACAGCGAGTTACGTCTAGTAGGCTTTTATTCTAACATGGATTACCGAACACCGGGAGGGCTTACTGAAAGTCAGTTCCTGGAAAACCCCCGGCAGGCACGTCCAGCTGCCGGCCCTATTCCAGGAGCGGTGGAACAAAGGGCAGGTATTTATAATAAAACGCTACAAGGTGGATTAATACACGAAGCTGCCCTAAGCAACTCATTTAAACATGTAGTGTCTATTTTCGGCTCGTATACCGACTTCACCAATCCTTTTATAACGAATTACGAAAATCGCTATGAAAACAATATGGGTTTCAGGAGCTATCTAAGTTATGAAAAAAACCAAAATCAGCATTTCATGTGGACGGCCCATGCAGGTATAGAATGGCAAAAGGGCAACGCAGATATACTAAATTACGATAACAATCAGGGCACTAAGGGGAATGAACAGGCCGGCGACGCTTTAAAAAACGATCAACACTTCTATTTTGTCAGGTTTCGGGGAGAAGTGAACCGTCGCTTAAATATAGAAACTGCCTTGAGTTTAAATTACTATCATTACGCCTATAAAAACTTATTTCCCGAGACCAGCGATTATCAGAAAGTATCTTTTAGTCCAGCCTGGATGCCGCGCTTCGCCTTATCTTACACCATTAATTCCAACAGCAGCTGGCGTTTATCCTCCGGAAGAGGTTTCTCTCCGGGCTCAGCTGCCGAAGTTAGGTCTTCAGACAATATTATCAATACTGCTCTCCGGCCGGAAACTGGCTGGAATCATGAAACCGGCTTCCGCTGGCAGAGCAATGGGAATAGGTTTCAGGCCGATGCGTCTGTATTTTTGTACCGCATGCAAGACGCTATCGTAAGATTAGTAAATGACGACGGCGCGGAATTTTTTACAAATGCCGGTGGGGTCCGACAACGTGGTTTGGAAGCCGCTCTAAGTGCTTGGATCATCCAACCTCGTAAACATACCTTGATAAACGGACTTCGTATTTCAAGTAACATCACTTGGAGCCATTTTAGATTCAGCAATTACATAGACAATAATAACGATTACTCTGGCAATAAGCTCACTGGGGTACCCGGAGAGGTTGTTGTTAGTAGCATACATACCTTATTCCCAAAAAAAATCAGTTTTTACCTTCAACATAATTATACCGCACGTATTCCATTAAATGATGCCAACACCGCTTTTGCAGACAGCTACCAGCTTTTACAAGGTAAACTGATGTGGGATTGCAAAGTATCAAAAAAGATACTCCTATCTATATTCACCGGTGCCGACAACTTATTGAACCAGCGCTATAGCTTAGGAAACGATATCAATGCCTTCGGAAATAGATTTTTTAATACCGCCATGCCCCGCAATTACTACTTAGGACTTAACCTCAGGATTTAG
- the lpxB gene encoding lipid-A-disaccharide synthase: MNYYLIAGESSGDLHGANLIKALKVLGKTAKFRIVGGDKMQHASNEKAILHTSQMSFMGFVEVLFNWRSIFKNLKKVKEDLIAHRPDALILIDFPGFNLKIASFAKAHGIKVFYYISPKVWAWNTGRVNRIKRVVDHMFCILPFEVDFYAEWGMHVDFVGNPLLDAIAKHTFNSGFKEANELQDKPIIALLPGSRKMEISKLMSEMMRVARLFPGHQFVIAGAPNFDTAYYRQFMGGFEVPVVFNQTYDLLKVAEAAVVASGTATLETALLNVPQVVVYKANAVSIAIARKVIKVNFISLVNLIMDEEVVKELIQKDANHDEIADELDLLLNKKSYRQQMLDNYVKLQEIMGQPGASSRVAELINKYLNPEVKS; this comes from the coding sequence ATGAATTATTATCTTATAGCAGGAGAGAGTTCTGGTGATCTACACGGAGCTAATTTGATTAAAGCGCTAAAAGTACTGGGTAAAACTGCGAAATTCCGTATCGTAGGAGGTGATAAGATGCAGCATGCAAGTAATGAAAAGGCTATTTTACATACTTCGCAGATGTCTTTTATGGGATTTGTTGAAGTTCTTTTCAACTGGAGAAGTATCTTTAAAAACCTGAAGAAGGTAAAAGAAGATTTAATCGCACATCGACCTGATGCATTGATCTTAATTGATTTCCCTGGCTTCAACTTAAAAATAGCATCTTTTGCGAAGGCTCATGGTATAAAAGTTTTCTACTATATATCGCCAAAGGTTTGGGCGTGGAATACCGGCAGGGTAAATCGGATCAAGCGTGTGGTTGATCATATGTTCTGTATATTGCCCTTTGAAGTTGATTTTTATGCAGAATGGGGCATGCATGTGGATTTTGTTGGTAACCCCCTGCTTGATGCCATAGCTAAACATACATTTAATAGCGGTTTTAAGGAGGCCAATGAATTACAAGATAAACCAATTATAGCTTTATTGCCTGGGAGTAGAAAGATGGAAATTAGCAAACTCATGTCAGAAATGATGCGTGTGGCACGCCTTTTTCCAGGCCACCAATTTGTAATTGCAGGTGCACCCAATTTTGATACTGCATATTATAGACAGTTTATGGGTGGGTTTGAAGTTCCGGTGGTCTTTAATCAGACCTATGACCTTTTGAAAGTGGCCGAAGCGGCCGTTGTAGCTAGCGGAACCGCTACTTTGGAAACGGCTTTGTTAAATGTTCCGCAGGTTGTGGTATATAAGGCAAATGCCGTATCTATTGCCATAGCACGAAAAGTGATTAAAGTGAACTTCATCTCATTGGTAAACCTGATCATGGATGAGGAAGTGGTAAAAGAGCTCATTCAGAAGGATGCTAATCATGATGAGATAGCAGACGAGCTGGATTTACTGCTTAATAAAAAGTCGTATAGGCAGCAGATGCTAGATAATTACGTTAAATTGCAGGAAATTATGGGGCAGCCGGGGGCTTCATCACGTGTAGCTGAACTAATCAATAAATACCTAAATCCTGAGGTTAAGTCCTAA
- the surE gene encoding 5'/3'-nucleotidase SurE produces MTKQKPTILVVNDDGITAPGIKVLMEEMQTLGKVVVVAPDSPQSGMGHAITIGKPLRIDPVYIYPEVEMYKCSGTPVDCVKLAVNKIFKGRKPDLCVSGINHGLNNSINVLYSGTMSAAVEGAIESIPSVGFSYDDHTLDADFDKCRPYVREIAKQVLKNSIQQGTLLNVNFPQGNIKGVKVCRQADAKWAEEFEEREDPYHRPYYWLTGKFVLNDRGEDTDVWALRNGFVSLVPVQFDMTAHHAIPQLNAWSFDVI; encoded by the coding sequence ATGACAAAGCAGAAACCTACCATTTTAGTAGTTAATGATGATGGTATAACAGCCCCCGGCATAAAGGTGCTTATGGAAGAAATGCAAACCCTGGGCAAAGTAGTCGTAGTCGCGCCAGACAGTCCGCAATCCGGCATGGGGCATGCGATTACCATTGGGAAGCCCTTGCGTATCGATCCGGTTTATATATATCCGGAAGTAGAAATGTACAAATGCTCAGGAACACCAGTAGATTGCGTGAAACTTGCCGTAAATAAAATATTTAAAGGACGAAAACCAGACCTGTGTGTTTCTGGAATTAACCATGGTCTCAATAACTCTATTAACGTTTTATATAGTGGTACCATGTCTGCCGCGGTGGAAGGTGCTATAGAAAGTATACCGTCGGTTGGGTTTTCGTATGACGATCATACACTTGATGCAGATTTTGATAAATGTCGGCCTTATGTTAGAGAAATTGCTAAACAGGTATTAAAGAACAGCATTCAGCAAGGAACATTGTTAAATGTTAACTTCCCCCAGGGAAATATTAAGGGCGTGAAGGTTTGCAGACAGGCAGACGCAAAATGGGCAGAGGAGTTTGAGGAAAGAGAAGATCCCTACCATCGCCCGTATTACTGGTTAACTGGTAAATTTGTATTAAATGATAGAGGAGAAGATACTGACGTTTGGGCTTTGAGGAATGGTTTTGTTTCGTTGGTGCCTGTTCAATTTGATATGACGGCTCATCACGCTATTCCACAGTTAAATGCTTGGTCTTTTGACGTAATTTAA
- a CDS encoding CsbD family protein, producing the protein MSNLKLKGIWNEVKGKAKQSYADLTDDDLLYEEGKEDELIGRLQKKTGKTRDEVVDWLNSL; encoded by the coding sequence ATGAGCAATTTAAAATTAAAAGGCATTTGGAATGAGGTTAAAGGAAAAGCTAAACAAAGTTATGCTGATTTAACTGATGATGATTTGCTATACGAAGAGGGAAAAGAAGATGAATTAATTGGTCGTTTACAAAAGAAAACAGGCAAAACACGGGATGAAGTAGTTGATTGGTTGAATAGCCTGTAG
- the acs gene encoding acetate--CoA ligase, with the protein MNLKVRSFEDYKETYKKSVERPEEFWAGVAEEFKWRKKWDKVLNWDFKGPDVKWFEGGKLNITENCLDRHITELGDKPAIIWEPNDPNESYRILSYKQLLFNVEQFSNVLKNNGVEKGDRVCIYLPMVPELAIAVLACARIGAIHSVVFGGFSAQSIADRINDAQCKLVITADGSFRGTKVIELKDIVDDALGQCKSVEKVIVLTRTRTSVSMIKGRDVWWEDEIKRVETQGNPHFPAEEMDAEDMLFILYTSGSTGSPKGVVHTCGGYMVYTGYTFANTFQYDRGDVYFCTADIGWITGHSYILYGPLSQGATSLMFEGIPTYPDAGRLWDIVEKHKVNIVYTAPTAIRSLMGAGDEFVEGKDLSTIKTLGSVGEPINEEAWKWFDEKIGHGKAPIVDTYWQTETGGFIISPIANITPTIPSYAMFPQPGIQLALMDEQGKEIEGNDVSGNLCVKFPWPGMLRTTYGDHERCKKTYFSTYENMYFTGDGCLRDKDGYYRITGRVDDVLNVSGHRIGTAEVEDAINRHSDVVESAVVGYPHSIKGQGIYAFVIAGEHKKDADLMRGDINKTVSRIIGAIAKPEKIQFVKGLPKTRSGKIMRRILRKIAEGDTSNLGDITTLLDPEVVDEIKQGAEELRKK; encoded by the coding sequence ATGAATTTAAAAGTAAGGTCATTTGAAGATTATAAGGAAACCTATAAGAAAAGTGTGGAAAGGCCGGAAGAATTTTGGGCAGGTGTAGCAGAGGAGTTTAAATGGCGTAAGAAATGGGATAAAGTGTTAAACTGGGATTTTAAGGGGCCGGATGTAAAATGGTTTGAAGGAGGGAAGCTGAATATCACTGAAAACTGTTTGGATAGACATATCACAGAATTGGGGGATAAACCAGCCATTATTTGGGAGCCAAATGACCCAAATGAAAGCTATCGAATATTAAGTTATAAACAGTTGTTGTTTAATGTAGAGCAGTTTTCAAATGTTTTGAAGAATAACGGTGTTGAAAAAGGTGATAGGGTTTGTATATACTTACCTATGGTACCTGAACTGGCAATTGCTGTATTGGCCTGTGCCCGCATAGGCGCGATCCATTCCGTGGTATTTGGCGGTTTTTCTGCCCAGTCTATCGCCGATAGAATAAATGATGCACAGTGCAAGCTGGTTATAACAGCTGATGGCAGCTTTAGAGGTACCAAGGTGATTGAGCTTAAGGATATTGTAGATGATGCCTTAGGGCAATGTAAATCAGTTGAAAAGGTCATCGTTTTAACCCGCACGCGTACGTCGGTCTCGATGATCAAAGGAAGAGATGTGTGGTGGGAAGATGAAATTAAGAGGGTAGAAACTCAGGGAAACCCGCATTTTCCGGCAGAAGAGATGGACGCTGAAGACATGCTCTTTATTCTTTATACCTCTGGTTCAACAGGTAGCCCGAAAGGTGTGGTACATACCTGTGGAGGGTATATGGTCTATACGGGTTATACCTTTGCCAATACTTTTCAATATGATCGGGGTGATGTATATTTTTGTACAGCGGATATAGGCTGGATTACCGGACACTCGTATATTCTTTATGGCCCACTATCGCAGGGGGCGACCTCTTTGATGTTCGAGGGAATACCTACTTACCCCGATGCTGGACGTTTATGGGATATTGTGGAAAAACATAAGGTAAACATCGTGTATACCGCACCTACAGCAATCCGTTCATTGATGGGAGCTGGAGATGAGTTTGTGGAGGGAAAAGATTTGAGTACCATTAAAACGTTGGGCTCAGTAGGGGAACCTATCAATGAAGAAGCATGGAAATGGTTTGATGAAAAAATTGGGCATGGCAAAGCGCCGATAGTAGACACCTATTGGCAAACCGAAACCGGTGGTTTTATTATCAGCCCAATTGCAAACATTACACCTACCATACCGAGCTATGCCATGTTTCCGCAACCTGGTATTCAGCTTGCGTTGATGGACGAGCAGGGCAAGGAAATTGAAGGCAACGATGTGAGTGGTAATCTATGTGTGAAATTTCCATGGCCGGGGATGTTACGTACTACTTATGGTGATCACGAGCGTTGTAAGAAAACTTATTTTTCAACCTACGAGAACATGTATTTTACCGGCGATGGTTGTTTGCGTGATAAAGACGGCTACTATCGTATTACCGGACGGGTAGACGATGTGCTGAATGTTTCCGGGCATAGGATAGGTACGGCGGAAGTAGAGGATGCTATTAACAGGCATAGCGATGTCGTGGAGTCTGCTGTAGTCGGGTACCCGCACAGCATAAAAGGGCAGGGAATTTACGCTTTTGTAATTGCTGGGGAGCATAAAAAAGATGCAGATTTGATGCGTGGAGATATCAATAAAACAGTGTCGCGAATTATTGGGGCTATTGCTAAACCTGAAAAAATTCAATTTGTAAAGGGGCTACCTAAAACGCGCTCGGGCAAAATAATGAGGCGAATTCTGCGGAAAATTGCCGAAGGTGACACTAGTAATTTAGGCGATATTACCACATTATTGGATCCTGAAGTGGTTGATGAAATAAAACAAGGAGCTGAAGAATTAAGAAAAAAATAA